The Bacteroidetes bacterium SB0662_bin_6 genome contains a region encoding:
- the mltG gene encoding endolytic transglycosylase MltG — MRRKVLIAQIVLVLTAGGMALLGVAAWVTVWSNTPDFEGSRTVRIPPGSEFEAVVDSLHANGILRRAGTLRLMARATGWGDQVKAGHYTFPAGVSNYDMLSVLRRGLQEPVRLTIPPGVRPEVAAAVAARNMFFSPDDFSAALADTQLAAAFGTDAAGLFGYMLPETYHFYWLSGAERAVRTITETFDAFFERELRAGADSLGLSKRDVATLASIIEWEALRPEEKPMIAGVYHNRLRIGMKLDADPTIQYIILQREGSKRRLLYSDYRIPHPFNTYLHGGLPPAPLNNPSASSLRAAVAPVRHDFLYFVATGDGTHHFSRTLTEHLRAARRYHALMRQRRAEQAAAEGEG, encoded by the coding sequence ATGCGCCGCAAGGTCCTCATTGCGCAGATCGTTCTTGTCCTGACGGCAGGGGGTATGGCGCTGCTGGGAGTGGCAGCATGGGTTACGGTCTGGTCCAACACCCCCGATTTCGAGGGCAGCCGCACGGTCCGCATTCCGCCCGGCTCCGAATTCGAAGCTGTCGTCGATTCCCTGCACGCGAACGGCATTCTCCGGCGGGCCGGCACGCTTCGCCTCATGGCGCGCGCTACGGGCTGGGGCGATCAGGTCAAGGCGGGCCATTACACCTTCCCTGCCGGCGTTTCCAACTATGATATGCTGAGCGTGCTGCGGCGCGGACTGCAGGAGCCGGTCCGCCTGACGATTCCGCCCGGCGTGCGCCCCGAGGTGGCCGCCGCGGTTGCAGCCCGCAACATGTTCTTTTCCCCGGACGATTTTTCCGCAGCCCTCGCCGATACGCAACTCGCCGCCGCGTTCGGCACCGACGCCGCCGGCCTCTTCGGCTACATGCTGCCGGAAACGTACCATTTCTACTGGCTTTCCGGTGCGGAACGCGCAGTCCGCACCATCACGGAAACGTTCGATGCGTTCTTCGAGCGTGAACTGCGGGCTGGAGCGGACAGTCTGGGCCTGTCGAAACGGGATGTGGCGACCCTGGCCAGCATTATCGAATGGGAAGCCCTGCGCCCCGAGGAAAAACCCATGATAGCAGGGGTCTACCACAACCGGTTGCGCATCGGCATGAAACTGGACGCCGACCCCACCATACAGTACATCATCCTGCAGCGGGAGGGAAGCAAGCGGCGCCTGCTCTACAGCGATTACCGCATTCCACACCCTTTCAATACGTATCTGCACGGGGGATTGCCGCCGGCGCCGCTCAACAATCCGTCTGCTTCCTCCCTGCGGGCCGCCGTGGCCCCTGTCCGCCATGATTTTCTCTATTTCGTGGCGACCGGCGACGGTACTCACCATTTCAGCAGAACTCTTACGGAGCATCTCCGGGCCGCTCGCCGCTACCATGCGCTCATGCGCCAGCGCCGCGCTGAACAGGCGGCAGCGGAAGGGGAAGGATAA
- a CDS encoding SDR family oxidoreductase, with the protein MPTILITGASQGMGRAAAEAFAALPDARLALVARNEERLQETCDLSRAHGAEARAFPCDVTDEAAVEEMAASVHAAFGTPDIVLNNAGLFETGAVVDMTVETFNRQVAVNLTSAFMVTRVFLREMLERGSGHLFYVCSVASLKAYPGAVAYCAAKHGVLGLARAMREETRAHGLRVTAVLPGATWTPSWYGSDVPEERLIPPEDIAQAMLDVWRLSDRTVVEELLLRPQEGDV; encoded by the coding sequence ATGCCGACCATACTGATAACCGGAGCAAGCCAGGGAATGGGCCGCGCGGCGGCCGAGGCGTTTGCGGCGCTGCCCGACGCCCGTCTTGCGCTTGTGGCGCGCAACGAGGAGCGCCTGCAGGAAACCTGCGATCTGTCTCGCGCACACGGTGCGGAAGCCCGGGCTTTTCCGTGCGATGTGACGGACGAGGCGGCTGTCGAGGAGATGGCGGCCTCTGTGCATGCCGCATTCGGCACGCCGGATATTGTTCTGAATAATGCAGGGCTTTTCGAAACGGGCGCCGTGGTCGATATGACGGTCGAGACCTTTAATCGTCAGGTGGCGGTGAATCTGACGAGTGCGTTTATGGTCACCCGGGTTTTTCTCCGGGAGATGCTGGAGCGGGGCAGCGGCCATCTCTTCTACGTATGCTCTGTGGCTTCCTTGAAGGCCTATCCCGGCGCGGTCGCCTATTGCGCCGCCAAACACGGGGTGCTTGGATTGGCGCGCGCCATGCGGGAAGAGACGCGGGCGCACGGCCTGCGCGTGACGGCGGTCTTGCCCGGCGCCACCTGGACGCCCAGCTGGTATGGAAGCGACGTACCTGAAGAACGTCTCATACCCCCCGAAGACATTGCGCAGGCGATGCTCGATGTCTGGCGTCTGAGCGATCGCACCGTGGTGGAAGAATTGCTGCTCCGTCCTCAGGAGGGAGACGTTTAA
- the folE gene encoding GTP cyclohydrolase I FolE: MPIHSLKDRETKQTVSYASDEHAHGRYQRQDIYDEAVTETISGYVADMLPLLNEDPAREGLFKTPERVARSLQFLTQGYGMDPEAILKSALFEEDYSEMILVKEIEIFSLCEHHMLPFHGRAHVAYIPNGKIVGLSKIPRVVEVFARRLQVQERLTLQIRDVLSDVLKPLGVAVVIEAIHLCMMMRGAEKQNAVTTTSAMSGEFMKTPTRAEFMRLIHKD, translated from the coding sequence ATGCCTATACACTCCTTGAAAGATCGGGAAACGAAGCAAACAGTCTCATACGCCTCTGACGAGCATGCCCACGGCCGCTACCAGAGGCAGGATATCTACGACGAGGCGGTGACAGAGACCATCTCCGGGTATGTAGCAGACATGCTTCCCCTGCTGAATGAAGACCCTGCCCGCGAGGGGCTTTTCAAAACCCCTGAACGCGTGGCCCGTTCGCTCCAATTCCTTACGCAAGGGTACGGGATGGACCCGGAAGCCATTCTGAAATCCGCGCTGTTCGAAGAGGATTACAGCGAGATGATTCTGGTGAAGGAGATCGAGATATTTTCCTTGTGCGAGCACCATATGCTTCCCTTTCACGGGCGCGCCCATGTGGCCTACATCCCGAACGGTAAAATTGTGGGTTTGAGCAAGATCCCGCGTGTGGTGGAGGTGTTCGCCCGCCGCCTTCAGGTGCAGGAACGGCTTACCTTGCAGATACGGGATGTCCTGTCCGACGTGCTGAAACCGCTTGGGGTGGCTGTCGTGATCGAAGCGATCCATTTATGCATGATGATGCGGGGCGCTGAGAAGCAAAATGCGGTGACGACGACCAGCGCGATGAGCGGCGAGTTTATGAAAACGCCGACGCGTGCCGAATTCATGCGGCTGATCCACAAAGATTGA